The following proteins are encoded in a genomic region of Liolophura sinensis isolate JHLJ2023 chromosome 7, CUHK_Ljap_v2, whole genome shotgun sequence:
- the LOC135471226 gene encoding N-myc proto-oncogene protein-like: MATSRNHLFHRPEECDSFQPCFFEHETDEEFYVTRAPMPNEDIWDKFELLPTPPRSPNREALDDLPCSLLDNEAERLHLQPLISEDLKAELAQDLLPAFPKPLTFPETPPTLTGASGLNSKLIQDCMWSGLSAHHIDGEACAEQKKSEKIGIPGSTNCAPRKHCVSENSVPGDISTECVDPAAVFPYPINMTREYLEIDTPSDSGNEEDEEEEIDVVNVEKIHKTQLPTRRKAALVSRVAEKVVKKSELQAASLLLPAVHACHTYSKQIPAGKGFSSSRSGTSSPVHGHSSYLKRTSVSLSMPNSPQSIRPTASKKMKRHLTTPAELKKVAQKLKACGNGRTYKTEYSSSSSSSSSSCSSRLGSDSEGEGCGKRTQHNVLERKRRNDLKYSFFKLRDTVPELMQQERAPKVVILKKATDHIHELTTKQNRMLTELEKQRQRNEQLKRKLQLLQC, from the exons atGGCAACTTCAAGAAATCACTTGTTCCATCGGCCAGAGGAATGTGACTCTTTCCAGCCGTGTTTCTTCGAGCACGAGACGGATGAGGAGTTTTACGTCACTAGAGCTCCGATGCCGAACGAAGATATTTGGGATAAATTTGAACTGTTGCCGACCCCACCTCGATCGCCGAATCGAGAGGCCCTCGATGATCTTCCCTGTTCTCTGTTGGACAATGAAGCAGAAAGGTTACATCTACAACCTCTTATCAGCGAGGATTTGAAGGCTGAGCTAGCCCAGGATCTGCTGCCAGCATTCCCCAAACCGTTAACCTTCCCTGAAACCCCACCCACTTTGACCGGTGCTAGTGGACTTAACTCTAAGCTGATACAGGACTGTATGTGGTCAGGACTCAGTGCACATCATATAGATGGCGAGGCATGTGCTGAACAGAAAAAATCGGAGAAAATTGGAATTCCTGGATCTACAAATTGTGCCCCGAGAAAGCATTGTGTGTCAGAAAATTCTGTGCCCGGCGACATATCAACGGAATGTGTGGATCCGGCAGCGGTTTTCCCCTACCCGATAAATATGACCCGGGAATATCTGGAAATTGATACTCCCTCAGATTCGG GTAACGAAGAAGACGAAGAGGAAGAAATTGACGTGGTGAACGTGGAGAAGATACACAAAACACAGTTACCCACTAGGCGGAAAGCTGCACTTGTGTCTCGCGTGGCGGAGAAAGTGGTAAAAAAATCGGAACTTCAGGCTGCCAGCTTGTTGTTGCCTGCAGTGCATGCCTGTCACACATACAGCAAGCAGATTCCCGCAGGCAAGGGTTTCAGTAGCAGTCGCTCAGGCACAAGTTCTCCAGTGCATGGTCACAGTTCATATCTTAAGAGGACTTCAGTGTCACTGTCCATGCCAAATTCTCCACAATCTATTCGACCAACTGCTTCCAAAAAAATGAAACGGCACCTCACGACTCCAGCAGAACTCAAAAAAGTAGCTCAAAAACTGAAGGCCTGTGGCAATGGTCGTACCTACAAGACAGAGTACAGCAGTTCGAGTAGCAGTTCGAGTAGCAGTTGTAGCAGTAGGCTAGGTTCAGACTCGGAAGGTGAGGGTTGTGGTAAGCGAACACAGCACAATGTTCTCGAAAGGAAACGAAGGAATGACTTGAAATACAGCTTCTTCAAATTAAGAGACACAGTTCCAGAGCTCATGCAACAGGAAAGGGCACCAAAAGTGGTTATACTGAAAAAAGCCACAGACCACATTCATGAATTGACTACAAAGCAAAATCGCATGTTGACAGAATTGGAAAAACAGAGACAGCGAAATGAGCAGCTTAAACGAAAGCTGCAATTACTACAGTGTTGA